One window of Desulfovibrio sp. Fe33 genomic DNA carries:
- the lpxB gene encoding lipid-A-disaccharide synthase, with protein sequence MPCNVWINCSEASGDMYAGALACELLRRSPDLEICGMGGSMMAAGGAKVDFPMSRLSFAGFLDVLRGLPGIIRLRREIIGAWARRRPDVVVMIDCPDFNLPLAKAAHDMNIPVLYFIAPQLWAWKQKGMETLRRCVRDILCALPFEPSFFQNGGCSPLYAGHPLLDMIPLESLDTLKPDPSLIGIMPGSRRKEVAYLLPGFAEAAARIHRERPEICFTIARAPGIGDHFIRRHWRDDVPVSIVEPGERFRMIRRSGMVLAASGTATLETGLIGTPTIVAYRLDRPAAYILRKLALSRRISLTNILLGRELFPEYLQERATPQNYYGQMKAWLNNPGALPGIRAELQELRRLAGPSGAIGFAANRILAQHQGGQK encoded by the coding sequence ATGCCGTGTAACGTCTGGATAAATTGCAGCGAGGCGTCCGGCGACATGTATGCCGGAGCCCTGGCCTGCGAGCTGCTGCGACGCTCGCCGGATCTGGAAATCTGCGGCATGGGCGGCAGCATGATGGCCGCGGGGGGCGCGAAGGTCGATTTTCCCATGAGCCGGTTGAGTTTCGCGGGATTTCTCGATGTGCTGCGCGGCCTGCCCGGGATCATCCGCCTGCGCCGGGAGATCATCGGCGCGTGGGCGCGGCGGCGTCCGGACGTGGTCGTCATGATCGACTGCCCGGACTTCAATCTGCCGTTGGCCAAGGCCGCCCACGACATGAACATCCCGGTCCTGTACTTCATCGCGCCGCAACTCTGGGCCTGGAAGCAGAAGGGCATGGAGACCCTGCGCCGATGCGTGCGGGACATCCTTTGCGCCCTGCCGTTCGAGCCTTCGTTCTTCCAAAACGGGGGATGCAGTCCGCTGTATGCCGGACATCCGCTCCTGGACATGATTCCGCTTGAATCCCTGGACACGCTGAAGCCCGATCCCAGCCTGATCGGCATCATGCCGGGGAGCAGACGGAAGGAGGTCGCCTACCTCCTGCCCGGATTCGCCGAGGCGGCCGCCCGCATCCATCGGGAAAGGCCGGAAATCTGCTTCACCATCGCCCGCGCTCCGGGCATCGGCGATCATTTCATAAGGCGGCACTGGCGCGACGATGTGCCGGTGTCCATCGTGGAGCCCGGGGAGCGTTTCAGGATGATCCGCAGGTCGGGCATGGTCCTGGCCGCGTCCGGCACCGCGACCCTGGAGACCGGCCTTATCGGCACCCCGACCATCGTGGCCTACCGGCTCGACCGCCCGGCCGCGTACATCCTGCGCAAGCTGGCCTTGTCCAGGCGGATCAGCCTGACCAACATCCTGCTCGGAAGGGAGCTGTTTCCGGAGTACCTGCAGGAGAGGGCGACGCCGCAGAACTATTACGGGCAAATGAAGGCCTGGCTGAACAATCCCGGCGCGTTGCCGGGTATCCGCGCCGAACTGCAGGAGCTCCGCCGCCTGGCCGGTCCCTCCGGGGCCATAGGATTCGCGGCGAACAGGATTCTTGCGCAACACCAAGGAGGCCAGAAGTGA
- a CDS encoding DMT family transporter, with product MSVLATGYSYTVLAAFSWSLTALFAKSMLSAGLSPLEVSFWRASIGGLCFLVNAFVAGTLKIRFSHALLFVLWGMMSIGGLYYVFLLSIQHSGAAMGEILLYTAPIWVAVFTRLFSREEEVSPRKWMAILIALCGVGFVCFSGGSLQGRYSTLGILCGLASGLCYAFQYPFFKHWQKRYRTESIYAYMHLGGVMVLLPIIQFDVPYTPQTWVTAVLMAVLTGYLAFWAYGQGLKRAPQVHVAVLCNLEPILGTLWVCIFFGENFTPVGWAGFFLILSAIFILATDRGKQYAV from the coding sequence ATGTCCGTTCTCGCGACAGGATACAGCTACACTGTTCTCGCAGCTTTCAGTTGGTCGTTAACGGCGCTGTTCGCCAAAAGTATGCTCTCGGCGGGACTTTCCCCCCTGGAAGTGTCCTTTTGGCGGGCGTCCATCGGCGGCCTTTGTTTCCTGGTCAACGCCTTCGTGGCCGGCACGCTGAAAATCCGCTTCAGTCATGCGCTGTTGTTCGTCCTCTGGGGGATGATGAGTATCGGCGGCCTGTACTACGTGTTCCTGCTTTCGATACAGCACAGCGGCGCGGCCATGGGGGAGATCTTGCTCTACACCGCGCCCATCTGGGTCGCTGTCTTCACCCGGCTTTTCTCTCGTGAGGAAGAGGTTTCTCCCCGTAAATGGATGGCCATTCTCATAGCCCTGTGCGGCGTGGGGTTCGTGTGCTTTTCCGGCGGCAGCCTTCAGGGCCGGTATTCCACGCTGGGGATACTTTGCGGGCTCGCTTCCGGCTTGTGCTATGCCTTCCAGTATCCCTTTTTCAAGCACTGGCAGAAGCGCTACAGGACCGAGTCCATCTACGCCTACATGCATCTGGGCGGTGTCATGGTCCTTCTGCCGATAATCCAGTTCGATGTTCCGTATACGCCCCAGACCTGGGTCACGGCCGTGCTGATGGCCGTCTTGACCGGATACCTGGCCTTCTGGGCCTACGGCCAGGGGCTGAAGCGCGCTCCCCAGGTACATGTGGCCGTGCTTTGCAACCTGGAGCCGATTCTCGGCACGTTGTGGGTATGTATCTTCTTCGGAGAAAATTTCACTCCGGTCGGCTGGGCCGGCTTTTTCCTGATCCTTTCCGCCATTTTTATTCTCGCCACGGACCGGGGCAAGCAATATGCCGTGTAA